Proteins encoded by one window of Azospirillum thiophilum:
- a CDS encoding ATP-binding protein: MLDTTDRKNLFLLVQLRWLAVVGQIVTILIVHLQMGIRLPLMPMAAVILVLVALNLASLIQIRRSSTVSNTQLFLELLIDVWALTLQLYLSGGASNPFISLYLLQVALGAVLLEAWSAWALVLVATAGFTWLTGTYRPLPLPPAHEGELFNLHIQGMFICFVLAASLLVPFLTQINRNLRARDAYLAELRQRSMEEAHIVRMGLLASGAAHELGTPLATLSVILNDWRRMPALMSDPDLSEEVAEMQSQIDRCKAIVSGILMSSGEARGEGTVRTTVKGFLDGLVDDWKSARSPARFDYDNTVGPQERMIADLALKQVLFNVLDNALEASPGWVGVAALRQGDNLVVAVNDVGPGFDPAILEELGKPYRSTKRRPGSGLGLFLVVNVLRKLGGTVSARNRAGGGATVTLTLPLSALSPGGSDGDD; encoded by the coding sequence GTGCTCGACACCACCGACCGCAAAAACCTGTTCCTGCTCGTGCAACTGCGTTGGCTCGCCGTCGTCGGACAGATCGTGACGATCCTGATCGTCCACCTGCAGATGGGCATCCGGCTGCCGCTGATGCCGATGGCCGCGGTGATCCTGGTGCTGGTCGCCCTGAACCTCGCCAGCCTGATCCAGATCCGCCGCAGTTCCACCGTCTCCAACACCCAGCTGTTCCTGGAGCTGCTGATCGACGTCTGGGCGCTGACCCTGCAGCTCTATCTCAGCGGCGGCGCGTCCAACCCCTTCATCTCGCTCTACCTGCTTCAGGTGGCGCTGGGGGCCGTGCTGCTGGAGGCATGGTCGGCCTGGGCGCTGGTGCTGGTGGCGACCGCCGGCTTCACCTGGCTGACCGGCACCTACCGCCCGCTTCCGCTGCCCCCCGCCCACGAAGGCGAGCTGTTCAACCTGCACATCCAGGGCATGTTCATCTGCTTCGTCCTGGCGGCGAGCCTGCTGGTCCCCTTCCTCACCCAGATCAACCGCAATCTGCGCGCCCGCGACGCCTATCTGGCCGAGCTGCGCCAGCGCTCGATGGAGGAGGCGCACATCGTCCGCATGGGCCTGCTGGCATCGGGCGCCGCGCACGAGCTGGGCACGCCGCTCGCCACCCTGTCGGTGATCCTCAACGACTGGCGCCGCATGCCCGCGCTGATGTCCGACCCCGATTTGTCGGAGGAGGTGGCGGAGATGCAGAGCCAGATCGACCGCTGCAAGGCCATCGTGTCGGGCATCCTGATGTCGTCCGGCGAGGCGCGTGGCGAGGGCACGGTGCGCACCACGGTGAAGGGCTTCCTCGACGGGCTGGTGGACGACTGGAAATCCGCCCGCTCGCCGGCCCGCTTCGACTACGACAACACCGTCGGCCCCCAGGAGCGGATGATCGCCGACCTCGCGCTGAAGCAGGTGCTGTTCAACGTGCTGGACAACGCGCTGGAGGCGTCGCCCGGCTGGGTCGGCGTCGCGGCGCTGCGCCAGGGCGATAATCTGGTGGTGGCGGTCAACGACGTCGGCCCCGGCTTCGATCCCGCCATCCTGGAGGAGCTGGGCAAGCCCTACCGCTCGACCAAGAGGCGGCCGGGCAGCGGGCTCGGCCTGTTCCTGGTGGTCAATGTGCTGCGCAAACTGGGCGGCACCGTCTCGGCCAGGAACCGCGCCGGCGGCGGCGCCACCGTGACGCTGACCCTGCCGCTGTCCGCCCTGTCCCCCGGAGGCTCCGATGGAGACGACTGA
- a CDS encoding SURF1 family cytochrome oxidase biogenesis protein, with the protein MTSAGRKSQQPAAPPAPPAGGAPKGARPVWALALFGLLALAGIAGLTALGVWQLERRAWKLDLIDRVEARIHAAPVPAPGPEEWPAVSTSSDEYRRVTATGRFLHDREALVQAVSDLGGGFWVLTPLVTDRGFTVLVNRGFVPPEKRDPARRAAGQPQGDVTVTGLLRLTEPKGGFLRSNDPAAGRWYSRDVAAIAAANGLERAAPYFIDADSARNPGGFPVGGLTVVSFPNSHLGYALTWFALDLMLIAAVLFVVRSEMKRRRT; encoded by the coding sequence GTGACATCCGCCGGCCGCAAGAGCCAGCAACCCGCAGCGCCGCCCGCACCTCCCGCGGGCGGCGCGCCGAAGGGGGCCCGCCCGGTCTGGGCGCTGGCCCTCTTCGGCCTTCTGGCGCTGGCCGGCATCGCCGGCCTGACCGCGCTCGGCGTCTGGCAGCTCGAACGCCGCGCCTGGAAGCTCGACCTGATCGATCGGGTGGAGGCCCGCATCCACGCCGCCCCGGTGCCTGCACCCGGGCCGGAGGAATGGCCCGCCGTCTCCACCTCTTCGGACGAATACCGGCGGGTGACCGCCACCGGACGCTTCCTCCACGACCGCGAGGCGCTGGTGCAGGCGGTCAGCGATCTCGGCGGCGGTTTCTGGGTGCTGACCCCGCTCGTCACCGACCGCGGCTTCACCGTCCTGGTCAACCGCGGCTTCGTCCCCCCCGAGAAGCGCGATCCAGCCCGCCGTGCCGCCGGGCAGCCGCAGGGCGACGTGACCGTCACCGGCCTCCTCCGCCTGACCGAGCCGAAGGGCGGTTTCCTGCGCTCCAACGACCCGGCCGCCGGGCGCTGGTATTCGCGCGACGTCGCCGCCATCGCCGCCGCCAACGGCCTGGAACGGGCCGCCCCCTATTTCATCGACGCCGATTCGGCCCGCAACCCCGGCGGCTTTCCCGTTGGCGGCCTGACGGTGGTCAGCTTCCCCAACAGCCATCTCGGCTACGCGCTGACCTGGTTCGCGCTGGATTTGATGCTGATCGCCGCCGTCCTGTTCGTCGTCCGCAGCGAGATGAAGCGCCGGCGTACCTGA
- the cyoD gene encoding cytochrome o ubiquinol oxidase subunit IV → MSTHAHSDHHAHQGHGHGHDGHGHDDHGHPAGAHGTFGSYMIGFVLSVILTVIPFWLVMTGTLDTMTTTVIILALAVVQILVHMVYFLHMNGRVEGGWSMLAMIFTLIVVVIMFAGSLWVMYHLNHNMMPGMTPDMSKLP, encoded by the coding sequence ATGAGCACCCACGCGCACAGCGATCATCATGCCCATCAGGGCCACGGTCATGGCCATGACGGCCACGGGCATGACGACCACGGCCACCCCGCGGGCGCCCACGGCACCTTCGGCAGCTACATGATCGGTTTCGTCCTTTCGGTGATCCTGACGGTCATCCCGTTCTGGCTGGTCATGACCGGCACGCTGGACACCATGACCACCACGGTCATCATCCTGGCGCTCGCCGTGGTCCAGATCCTGGTCCACATGGTGTATTTCCTCCACATGAACGGCCGCGTCGAAGGCGGCTGGTCGATGCTGGCGATGATCTTCACCCTGATCGTCGTCGTCATCATGTTCGCGGGCTCGCTGTGGGTCATGTACCACCTGAACCACAACATGATGCCGGGCATGACCCCGGACATGAGCAAGCTGCCGTGA
- the cyoC gene encoding cytochrome o ubiquinol oxidase subunit III: MTTTVDAMHGGHAGHDAPRDATPPVFYVRDEHAHEAASTALGFWIYLMSDCLIFAVLFATYGVLGTSYAAGPTPKELFDLPLVALNTSMLLLSSITYGFAMLAMEKGRTGQTQAWLAITLLFGLCFLGIELYEFAHLIHQGAGPGRSAFLSAFFTLVGTHGLHVTFGSVWLVTLMVQVSRRGLIPANRRRLMCLSMFWHFLDVIWIGVFTYVYLMGMLR, from the coding sequence ATGACGACGACCGTTGATGCCATGCATGGCGGCCACGCGGGGCACGATGCCCCGCGCGACGCCACCCCTCCCGTCTTCTACGTCAGGGACGAGCACGCCCACGAGGCCGCCAGCACCGCGCTGGGCTTCTGGATCTACCTGATGAGCGACTGCCTCATCTTCGCGGTCCTGTTCGCCACCTACGGGGTCCTTGGCACCAGCTATGCAGCCGGTCCCACGCCCAAGGAGCTGTTCGACCTGCCGCTGGTGGCGTTGAACACCTCGATGCTGCTGCTCTCCTCCATCACCTACGGCTTCGCCATGCTGGCGATGGAGAAGGGCCGGACCGGACAGACACAGGCGTGGCTCGCCATCACGCTGCTGTTCGGCCTCTGCTTCCTCGGGATCGAGCTGTACGAGTTCGCCCACCTGATCCACCAGGGGGCCGGCCCCGGCCGCAGCGCCTTCCTGTCGGCCTTCTTCACCTTGGTCGGCACCCACGGGCTGCACGTCACCTTCGGCAGCGTGTGGCTGGTGACGCTGATGGTGCAGGTCTCCCGCCGCGGCCTGATCCCGGCGAACCGCCGGCGCCTGATGTGCCTCAGCATGTTCTGGCACTTCCTGGACGTCATCTGGATCGGTGTCTTCACCTACGTCTATCTGATGGGAATGCTGCGATGA
- the cyoB gene encoding cytochrome o ubiquinol oxidase subunit I: MLETLTTFLFGRLSLESFPYHEPILVATFCAVVLGGIALVAALSYFKLWGYLWHEWFTTVDHKRIGIMYMVLGLIMLLRGFADAIMMRAQQAIAFNGSEGYLNSHHYDQVFTAHGVIMIFFVAMPFVTGLMNYVVPLQIGARDVSFPFLNNFSFWMTVGGAVLIMTSLFVGEFARTGWLAYPPLSGLEASPDVGVDYYIWALQVAGVGTTLSGINLICTIIKMRAPGMTMMKMPVFTWTSLCTNVLIVASFPILTAVLVLLSLDRYAGTHFFTNDMGGNPMMYVNLIWIWGHPEVYILILPCFGIFSEVTSTFTGKKLFGYTSMVYATVVITILSYLVWLHHFFTMGSGASVNSFFGITTMIISIPTGAKIFNWLFTMYRGRIRFELPMMWTIAFMLTFVLGGMTGVLLAVPPADFVLHNSLFLIAHFHNVIIGGVLFGLFAGIYYWWPKAFGFRLDPFWGKLSFWFWVIGFYFAFVPLYVLGLMGVTRRLRVFDDPSLQIWFQIAAFGAFLIALGIGSFLIQIAVSILKRKQLVDVSGDPWDGRTLEWATSSPPPDYNFAFTPMIHDNDAWWDMKKRGYARPLDGFRPIHMPSNTGTGIILAGISVALGFAMVWHIWWLAAVSFIALLVVAIGHTFNYNRDFHIPVEEVVATENERTRLLSGQV, from the coding sequence ATGCTTGAGACACTGACGACCTTCCTCTTCGGGCGCCTCAGCCTGGAGTCCTTCCCCTACCACGAGCCCATCCTCGTCGCGACCTTCTGCGCGGTCGTGCTCGGCGGCATCGCGCTGGTCGCGGCCCTCAGCTACTTCAAGCTGTGGGGCTACCTGTGGCACGAGTGGTTCACCACCGTCGACCACAAGCGCATCGGCATCATGTACATGGTGCTGGGCCTGATCATGCTGCTGCGCGGCTTCGCCGACGCCATCATGATGCGCGCCCAGCAGGCCATCGCCTTCAACGGCAGCGAGGGCTACCTCAATTCCCACCATTACGATCAGGTCTTCACCGCCCACGGTGTGATCATGATCTTCTTCGTCGCGATGCCCTTCGTGACGGGTCTGATGAACTATGTCGTGCCGCTGCAGATCGGCGCACGCGACGTGTCCTTCCCGTTCCTGAACAATTTCAGCTTCTGGATGACCGTCGGCGGCGCCGTGCTGATCATGACCTCGCTGTTCGTCGGCGAGTTCGCCCGCACCGGCTGGCTGGCCTATCCGCCGCTGTCGGGGCTGGAGGCCAGCCCGGACGTCGGCGTCGATTATTACATCTGGGCCCTGCAGGTGGCGGGCGTCGGCACGACGCTGTCGGGCATCAACCTGATCTGCACGATCATCAAGATGCGCGCGCCCGGCATGACCATGATGAAGATGCCAGTCTTCACCTGGACCTCGCTCTGCACCAACGTCCTGATCGTCGCCTCCTTCCCGATCCTGACCGCGGTGCTGGTGCTGCTGTCGCTCGACCGCTATGCCGGCACCCACTTCTTCACGAACGACATGGGCGGCAACCCCATGATGTACGTGAACCTGATCTGGATCTGGGGCCATCCGGAAGTCTACATCCTGATCCTGCCCTGCTTCGGCATCTTCTCGGAAGTGACCTCCACCTTCACCGGCAAGAAGCTGTTCGGCTATACCTCGATGGTCTATGCGACCGTCGTCATCACCATCCTGTCCTACCTGGTGTGGCTGCACCACTTCTTCACCATGGGGTCGGGCGCCAGCGTGAACTCCTTCTTCGGCATCACGACGATGATCATCTCGATCCCGACGGGTGCGAAGATCTTCAACTGGCTGTTCACCATGTACCGCGGCCGCATCCGGTTCGAGCTGCCGATGATGTGGACCATCGCCTTCATGCTGACCTTCGTGCTCGGCGGCATGACCGGCGTGCTGCTGGCGGTGCCGCCGGCCGACTTCGTGCTGCACAACAGCCTGTTCCTGATCGCCCACTTCCACAACGTCATCATCGGCGGCGTGCTGTTCGGCCTGTTCGCCGGCATCTACTACTGGTGGCCGAAGGCCTTCGGCTTCCGCCTCGACCCGTTCTGGGGCAAGCTGTCCTTCTGGTTCTGGGTGATCGGCTTCTATTTCGCCTTCGTGCCGCTCTATGTCCTGGGCCTGATGGGCGTCACCCGCCGCCTGCGCGTGTTCGACGACCCGTCGCTGCAGATCTGGTTCCAGATCGCCGCCTTCGGCGCCTTCCTGATCGCGCTCGGCATCGGGTCCTTCCTGATCCAGATCGCCGTCAGCATCCTGAAGCGCAAGCAGCTGGTCGACGTCTCCGGCGACCCGTGGGACGGCCGCACCCTGGAATGGGCGACCTCCTCGCCGCCGCCGGACTACAACTTCGCCTTCACCCCCATGATCCACGACAACGACGCGTGGTGGGACATGAAGAAGCGCGGCTACGCCCGTCCGCTCGACGGCTTCCGCCCGATCCACATGCCCAGCAACACCGGGACCGGCATCATCCTGGCCGGGATCAGCGTGGCGCTCGGCTTCGCCATGGTCTGGCACATCTGGTGGCTCGCCGCGGTGAGCTTCATCGCCCTGCTGGTGGTCGCCATCGGCCATACCTTCAACTACAACCGCGACTTCCACATTCCGGTGGAGGAGGTCGTGGCGACCGAGAACGAGCGGACCCGTCTGCTCTCCGGACAGGTGTAA
- the cyoA gene encoding ubiquinol oxidase subunit II, with the protein MSRYRAIALLPLMAALSGCNLVVLNPSGDVASQQGDLVVISTLLMLLIIVPVMALTVLFAWRYRQSNSTARYEPDWDHSTQLELVIWAAPLLIIICLGAITWVTTHKLDPYRPLDRIAAGKPVPAGTKPLDVQVVALDWKWLFVYPEYGIASVNEMAAPVDRPIRFSITASTVMNSFYVPALAGMIYAMPGMETKLHAVINEPGTFKGFSSNYSGAGFSHMRFAFLGLSDGDFDGWVSKVRSAGGSLDRNGYLALEKPSENVPVQHFGAVDPKLFQAVVNMCVRPGTMCMSDMAAIDRAGGLNAGGMAAANGVLRANTLAGFPDAGQTGLCTVAEVVEAAAAGTAASVAGATNAGAVQRPNVTPTSASATGFPAGPQRLANP; encoded by the coding sequence TTGAGCCGTTATCGCGCAATCGCCCTGCTGCCACTGATGGCAGCGTTGAGTGGCTGCAACCTGGTCGTGCTGAACCCGTCCGGCGACGTTGCAAGCCAGCAGGGTGACCTCGTGGTCATCTCCACCCTGCTGATGCTCCTGATCATCGTCCCGGTCATGGCGCTAACCGTGCTGTTCGCCTGGCGTTACCGTCAGTCGAATAGCACGGCCCGCTACGAACCGGACTGGGACCATTCGACGCAGCTCGAACTGGTGATCTGGGCCGCCCCGCTGCTGATCATCATCTGCCTGGGTGCCATCACCTGGGTCACCACCCACAAGCTCGACCCCTACCGTCCGCTCGACCGCATCGCGGCCGGCAAGCCCGTCCCGGCCGGCACCAAGCCGCTGGACGTGCAGGTGGTGGCGCTCGACTGGAAGTGGCTGTTTGTCTATCCGGAATACGGCATCGCCTCGGTGAACGAGATGGCTGCCCCGGTCGACCGGCCGATCCGCTTCAGCATCACCGCCTCGACGGTGATGAACTCCTTCTACGTTCCGGCGCTGGCGGGCATGATCTACGCCATGCCGGGCATGGAGACGAAGCTTCACGCCGTCATCAACGAGCCGGGGACCTTCAAGGGTTTCTCGTCCAACTACAGCGGCGCCGGCTTCTCGCACATGCGCTTCGCCTTCCTCGGCCTGTCCGACGGCGACTTCGACGGCTGGGTGTCCAAGGTGAGGTCGGCGGGCGGCTCGCTCGACCGCAACGGCTACCTCGCGCTGGAAAAGCCGAGCGAGAACGTGCCGGTCCAGCATTTCGGCGCCGTCGATCCCAAGCTGTTCCAGGCCGTCGTCAACATGTGCGTGCGTCCCGGCACCATGTGCATGAGCGACATGGCCGCCATCGACCGTGCGGGCGGCCTGAACGCCGGCGGCATGGCCGCCGCCAACGGCGTGCTGCGGGCCAACACGCTGGCCGGCTTCCCTGACGCCGGCCAGACCGGCCTCTGCACCGTCGCCGAGGTGGTCGAAGCGGCCGCCGCCGGCACGGCTGCGTCCGTCGCGGGCGCCACCAACGCGGGCGCCGTGCAGCGCCCCAACGTCACGCCGACCAGCGCGTCCGCCACCGGGTTCCCGGCCGGGCCGCAGCGGCTGGCCAATCCCTGA